From Chitinophagales bacterium, the proteins below share one genomic window:
- the hisS gene encoding histidine--tRNA ligase: MSKPSIPGGTRDLSPEEVFRRQYIFNTIKGVFEKYGYQPIETPTMENLATLEGKYGEEGDRLLFRVINSGDPFQRIKSEHAGETISDIKFRVSDISEKGLRYDLTVPFARYVVMHQNEITFPFKRYQIQPVFRADRPQRGRYREFYQCDADVAGSNSLIHEMELIRMYDEVFAQLGIGVTIKINNRKVLEGMAAAIGAADKFIDITIAIDKLDKVGLQGVRQELTTKGLSESQLQLIEKFFGINGSASVKLNAARALLSDSPAGLKGIAELDDIYQYLHLTGSTAAEVEVDFALARGLNYYTGAILEVKPTAIKMGSLGGGGRYDDLTGVFGLKGVSGVGISFGADRIFDVMQELQLFPAGVHAGTKVLFVHFDEASQHYALPLVQQVRQEGIAAEIYPSVEKIKKQMKYADDKNIPYVVLIGENEMQTGQLTLKNMTSGEQESLAISGIITKMR, from the coding sequence ATGAGTAAACCTTCCATACCAGGCGGCACACGCGATTTATCACCGGAAGAGGTCTTCCGCCGGCAATATATTTTCAATACCATAAAAGGAGTATTCGAAAAGTATGGCTATCAGCCGATTGAAACACCAACTATGGAGAACCTTGCTACGCTGGAAGGAAAATACGGCGAGGAAGGTGACCGGTTGTTGTTCAGAGTCATCAACTCAGGCGATCCGTTTCAAAGGATAAAAAGTGAGCATGCTGGTGAAACAATTTCAGATATTAAATTCAGGGTATCGGATATTTCGGAGAAAGGGCTCCGCTACGATCTCACTGTTCCATTTGCCCGTTATGTTGTCATGCATCAGAACGAAATCACCTTTCCCTTCAAGCGCTACCAAATTCAACCGGTCTTTCGTGCCGATCGCCCGCAGCGCGGCCGCTACCGCGAATTTTACCAGTGCGACGCTGATGTAGCGGGCAGCAATTCGCTCATCCATGAAATGGAATTGATCCGCATGTATGATGAGGTGTTTGCACAACTGGGTATCGGCGTAACCATAAAAATTAACAACAGAAAGGTGCTGGAAGGCATGGCCGCAGCCATTGGCGCCGCGGATAAATTTATTGACATCACCATCGCGATTGATAAGCTGGACAAGGTGGGTTTACAGGGAGTAAGGCAGGAACTCACCACTAAAGGACTGAGCGAAAGCCAGCTGCAGCTGATCGAAAAATTCTTTGGCATCAATGGCAGTGCTTCCGTCAAATTAAATGCGGCCAGGGCATTGCTGAGTGATTCGCCTGCCGGACTGAAGGGTATTGCCGAACTCGATGATATTTATCAATACCTCCATCTGACCGGCAGCACTGCGGCGGAAGTGGAGGTGGATTTCGCGCTTGCCCGCGGATTGAATTATTACACCGGTGCCATCCTCGAAGTAAAACCCACAGCTATTAAGATGGGCAGCCTTGGCGGTGGCGGGCGCTACGATGATCTCACTGGTGTATTTGGCCTGAAGGGAGTTTCCGGTGTCGGCATCTCTTTTGGCGCCGACCGTATTTTTGATGTGATGCAGGAGCTGCAGCTTTTCCCTGCAGGCGTGCATGCGGGCACGAAAGTCCTATTTGTACATTTTGATGAAGCCTCCCAGCATTATGCCTTGCCTTTGGTTCAACAGGTGCGGCAGGAAGGCATTGCTGCGGAGATTTATCCATCTGTTGAGAAAATTAAGAAGCAGATGAAGTATGCGGATGATAAAAACATCCCATACGTAGTGCTCATCGGGGAGAATGAAATGCAAACCGGGCAGCTGACTTTAAAGAATATGACGAGCGGCGAACAGGAAAGTCTTGCCATCAGCGGAATTATCACAAAAATGAGATAG
- a CDS encoding S46 family peptidase, producing MKDLNIAQLVRLLSFLCSCLPFHALSIPPDEGMWLPVSAEQMNMEKMHAMGLQLSAGEIYSVGQPSIKDAVCLFANNCTGTVISDEGLLITNLHCAGGRIKSLNTDSADYLADGFWAMSRDEEIPCPGLSVTFLISMIDVTDSIQALLNDTMAEFSRNRKIDSLSIALAGRAVRGTPYVAQVKSFFNGNRFYLLLQQTFRDIRLAGSPPAAIGDFGGETDNWSWPRQAADFALFRIYANADNRPADFSPDNIPYKPAWYFPVSLRGIRENDFTMVAGFPGRTNEYATSYAIDFVQNVSDAEKIAINEKKLAAWSEAMALSDSARMAYQSRFDAATSGLKKMKGEVYGLKKAGVKGIKEKYELEFSRRVAADTIWQKQYGSLLPELKAAYDSIRQLQPAVDYYDAVMNSDLLAYVASFQSLATVSSDGSNAEAIRAEAENLQKESQIFFSRYDRTTDLQLLSLMITLWGSRTGFINTPPAAASLMQQNRDGATLTAGLLHASFLDDEKQVYDFLHKYRKSHAKKLVSDPLYRFTLNLLLHRDEKVIPAYELLRTRIATLNRRYMGAQMEVMNERNFYPDANLTFRIAYGTVERLQARDGIIYDYYTTLDGVMEKSKSGSKDYTITPRLQELYEAKNYGPYGDASGKLRTCFLASNHTSGGNSGSPVTDGEGNLTGINFDRAWEATMSDLYYDPDQCRNIAVDIRYVLFMIDVYAGAGYLLHEMTLVQ from the coding sequence ATGAAGGATCTGAATATTGCCCAATTGGTGCGTTTACTTTCATTTCTCTGTTCCTGCCTGCCATTTCATGCGCTAAGCATCCCGCCTGATGAAGGTATGTGGCTGCCTGTATCTGCTGAGCAGATGAATATGGAGAAGATGCATGCCATGGGACTACAACTATCCGCCGGTGAGATCTACAGCGTCGGTCAGCCGTCCATAAAAGATGCAGTGTGCCTTTTTGCCAACAACTGCACGGGTACGGTGATATCAGATGAAGGACTCCTGATAACAAATCTTCATTGTGCCGGCGGCAGAATAAAATCGCTGAATACAGACAGCGCTGACTACCTCGCTGATGGTTTCTGGGCGATGAGCCGTGATGAAGAAATTCCCTGCCCCGGCCTCAGCGTTACCTTCCTCATCAGCATGATTGATGTAACTGACAGCATACAGGCGCTTTTGAATGATACGATGGCGGAGTTCAGCAGAAACCGGAAGATAGACAGCCTTTCCATCGCTTTGGCGGGAAGGGCAGTTCGCGGCACTCCTTACGTTGCGCAGGTGAAATCATTTTTCAATGGTAACAGGTTTTACCTGCTGCTCCAGCAAACATTCCGCGACATCAGGCTGGCCGGTTCTCCGCCTGCTGCCATCGGCGACTTTGGAGGAGAAACTGATAACTGGAGCTGGCCGCGGCAGGCGGCTGATTTCGCATTGTTCAGGATCTATGCGAATGCTGATAACAGGCCTGCCGATTTTTCGCCGGATAATATTCCTTATAAACCAGCCTGGTATTTCCCGGTGTCGCTGCGGGGCATCCGGGAAAATGATTTTACCATGGTGGCTGGTTTTCCGGGCAGAACAAATGAATATGCCACGTCCTATGCCATCGACTTCGTACAAAATGTGTCGGATGCTGAAAAAATAGCTATCAATGAAAAAAAACTTGCGGCCTGGTCAGAAGCCATGGCATTAAGCGACAGTGCAAGAATGGCTTATCAGTCCCGTTTTGACGCTGCAACATCCGGCCTGAAGAAAATGAAGGGTGAAGTGTATGGATTGAAGAAAGCTGGCGTGAAAGGAATCAAAGAAAAATATGAATTGGAATTTTCACGAAGGGTTGCCGCCGACACGATTTGGCAAAAGCAATATGGTTCGTTACTGCCGGAACTGAAAGCCGCTTATGACTCCATCAGGCAGCTGCAACCCGCTGTTGACTACTATGATGCAGTGATGAACAGTGACCTGCTTGCATATGTTGCTTCATTTCAGTCATTGGCAACCGTCAGCAGCGATGGATCAAATGCCGAAGCTATTCGTGCCGAAGCAGAAAACCTGCAGAAAGAAAGTCAAATTTTTTTCAGCCGTTACGATCGCACCACTGATCTTCAGTTGTTGTCATTAATGATCACCTTATGGGGCAGCCGCACCGGATTTATCAACACTCCGCCTGCTGCTGCTTCCTTGATGCAGCAAAACCGGGATGGAGCAACCCTGACAGCCGGCCTGCTGCACGCTTCATTTCTTGATGATGAAAAACAGGTGTACGACTTTCTGCATAAATACCGTAAAAGCCATGCAAAAAAACTTGTCAGCGATCCGCTGTACCGCTTTACACTCAACCTGCTGCTGCACAGGGATGAAAAAGTGATTCCGGCGTATGAGCTGTTACGCACCCGTATAGCAACACTGAACCGCAGGTATATGGGTGCGCAGATGGAAGTGATGAATGAACGAAACTTTTATCCGGATGCCAATCTTACATTCCGCATTGCTTACGGAACGGTGGAGCGACTGCAGGCACGCGACGGCATCATCTACGACTATTATACGACGCTCGATGGTGTGATGGAAAAAAGCAAGTCAGGCAGCAAAGACTATACAATTACCCCACGGCTGCAGGAACTGTATGAGGCAAAAAATTATGGCCCATACGGTGATGCTTCCGGTAAGCTGCGCACCTGCTTTCTCGCTTCCAACCATACAAGCGGCGGTAACAGCGGCAGCCCCGTAACCGATGGAGAAGGCAACCTCACCGGCATTAACTTCGACCGTGCATGGGAAGCTACGATGAGTGACTTGTACTATGATCCTGATCAGTGCAGGAATATTGCCGTTGATATACGGTACGTACTTTTTATGATTGATGTCTATGCCGGTGCAGGCTACCTGCTCCATGAAATGACATTGGTTCAGTGA
- a CDS encoding acyl-CoA desaturase, which translates to MIILIFFVCHWYFSLFFQTFFHHRYSAHQMFTMSKTMEKIFIFLSWLTQGSSYLSPYSYGILHRLHHAYADTEKDPHSPKYDKNIWSMMWRTKIIYMEILHETYPVEDKFKNNLPYWPAFEKFADSWYSRIAWGAFYVIFYMMFATHWWIFLLLPIHFVMGPFHGAIINWFAHTIGSVRFKMSDTSKNLLPVDFLMLGESYHNNHHSHPGRANFGIKWYEFDPVYPFIRLFDWIGIIKLKPVAVNA; encoded by the coding sequence ATGATCATTCTCATTTTCTTTGTCTGCCACTGGTACTTTTCTCTTTTCTTCCAGACATTCTTTCACCATCGTTATTCAGCGCATCAGATGTTTACGATGTCGAAAACCATGGAAAAGATATTTATTTTCCTTTCCTGGCTTACACAGGGTTCCTCTTACCTCAGTCCGTATTCTTATGGAATTCTTCACCGCTTGCACCACGCTTACGCAGATACGGAGAAGGACCCGCATTCACCCAAGTATGATAAAAATATATGGTCCATGATGTGGCGTACGAAAATCATCTACATGGAAATTCTGCATGAGACCTATCCGGTGGAAGACAAGTTCAAGAATAACCTTCCTTACTGGCCCGCCTTCGAAAAATTTGCCGACAGCTGGTACAGCCGTATTGCCTGGGGCGCTTTCTATGTGATATTTTACATGATGTTTGCCACGCATTGGTGGATATTCCTGTTGTTGCCGATTCATTTTGTGATGGGGCCTTTTCACGGAGCAATCATCAACTGGTTTGCACATACCATCGGTTCAGTGCGTTTTAAAATGAGTGATACAAGCAAGAACCTGTTGCCGGTGGATTTTCTGATGCTGGGTGAAAGCTATCATAACAATCACCACAGTCATCCGGGCCGCGCTAACTTCGGTATCAAATGGTATGAGTTTGATCCGGTGTATCCCTTCATCCGTTTGTTTGACTGGATCGGTATCATTAAGCTGAAGCCGGTGGCGGTAAACGCGTAG
- a CDS encoding DUF4199 domain-containing protein → MSRELQYGMIAGFLTLGWMSLGYFLHWESTVMGQYAPYLSLFILAVAIYAAILYKRDRDKGGVITFREAATTGMVVSFIIGLMVGSYLLVYVKYVNTDYVNQMIASATEYYKNGKASQEQVDKGIAGVRAMYSPFGQFTYGVGTTMMTGLLIALLMSLIMQRKEKNPGLKN, encoded by the coding sequence ATGTCACGCGAATTGCAGTATGGGATGATAGCCGGTTTTCTCACGTTAGGGTGGATGTCACTTGGCTATTTTTTACATTGGGAGTCAACTGTAATGGGGCAGTATGCACCTTACCTGAGCCTGTTCATTCTGGCCGTTGCCATTTATGCTGCCATTCTTTATAAGCGCGACCGCGACAAGGGAGGAGTCATCACTTTCCGCGAAGCTGCCACCACGGGAATGGTGGTGAGTTTCATTATCGGGCTGATGGTAGGCTCGTACCTGTTGGTGTATGTGAAGTATGTCAATACAGATTATGTAAACCAGATGATCGCTTCGGCAACGGAGTACTATAAAAACGGGAAAGCATCGCAGGAACAGGTTGACAAGGGCATTGCCGGTGTCAGGGCCATGTATTCTCCTTTCGGGCAATTCACCTATGGCGTTGGCACTACCATGATGACCGGGCTGCTGATCGCTTTGCTGATGTCATTGATCATGCAGCGTAAAGAGAAGAATCCCGGATTGAAAAATTAA
- the mnmE gene encoding tRNA uridine-5-carboxymethylaminomethyl(34) synthesis GTPase MnmE, whose protein sequence is MIADDTIVALSTPPGIGAIAVIRLSGQDSISICDMIFRGKTLRNAPSHTLHFGQIIDGDEIIDEVVVGIFKAPHSYTKEDVVEISCHGAPYMQQRIVELLIRKGARPAKAGEFTLRAFLNGRLDLSQAEAVADLIAADSESSRKAAMQQMRGGFSTEIKRLRDELIHFASLIELELDFAEEDVVFANRQQLKTLLTRLKEAIGRLIGSFQLGNVIRNGVTTVIAGRPNAGKSTLLNALLNEERAIVSDIPGTTRDTIEEVININGILFRLIDTAGIRAATDVLEKIGVEKTMEKIRQSALLMYVFDVKDMNREDLLYDLSRLPVKDIPVMVVGNKAEDETTDSLHAVFYDVPNILFISAKAHQQLDELRHQLVDKVLQEEELNDRTIVTNARHYDALLKTGEALDDVLHALSAGTSQELFAADIRRALNYLGEITGEITNDDILASIFSKFCIGK, encoded by the coding sequence ATGATTGCTGATGATACCATCGTAGCGCTTTCCACACCGCCCGGCATCGGTGCCATAGCCGTCATTCGATTGTCGGGGCAAGACAGTATCTCCATCTGCGATATGATCTTCCGTGGAAAAACACTGCGTAATGCGCCTTCTCATACGCTGCACTTCGGGCAGATCATTGACGGCGATGAAATTATTGATGAAGTGGTAGTTGGTATTTTCAAAGCACCGCATTCATATACCAAAGAAGACGTGGTGGAGATTTCCTGCCACGGCGCGCCTTATATGCAGCAGCGTATTGTTGAGTTACTTATCAGGAAAGGAGCACGGCCAGCAAAAGCCGGTGAGTTTACCCTGCGTGCCTTTCTCAACGGACGGCTTGATCTTTCGCAGGCTGAAGCGGTGGCGGATCTCATTGCTGCCGATTCCGAAAGTTCGCGTAAGGCCGCCATGCAACAGATGCGCGGTGGGTTTTCCACCGAGATAAAACGGTTGCGCGATGAGCTGATTCACTTTGCTTCATTAATTGAACTCGAACTGGATTTTGCGGAGGAAGATGTGGTATTCGCCAACAGGCAACAATTAAAAACACTGTTGACGCGGCTGAAGGAAGCCATCGGCAGGTTGATTGGTTCCTTCCAGTTAGGCAACGTGATCAGGAATGGTGTAACCACTGTTATTGCCGGCAGACCGAATGCCGGTAAATCAACTTTATTGAATGCTTTGCTGAATGAAGAACGTGCCATTGTATCGGACATTCCCGGTACTACGCGCGACACGATTGAGGAAGTGATCAACATCAATGGCATTCTGTTCAGGCTGATTGACACGGCAGGCATCCGCGCGGCAACCGATGTGCTGGAGAAAATCGGCGTGGAAAAAACGATGGAGAAAATCCGTCAGTCGGCGTTGCTCATGTATGTCTTCGACGTAAAAGATATGAACCGTGAAGACCTGCTGTATGACCTGTCGCGTCTTCCGGTAAAAGATATTCCGGTGATGGTAGTCGGCAACAAGGCAGAAGATGAAACAACGGACAGCCTTCACGCTGTCTTTTATGATGTGCCGAATATCCTTTTTATCTCTGCCAAAGCGCATCAGCAGCTCGATGAGTTGCGGCATCAGCTGGTTGACAAGGTGCTGCAGGAAGAAGAATTGAATGACCGCACCATCGTCACCAATGCGCGGCATTATGATGCGCTGTTGAAAACAGGTGAAGCGCTTGATGACGTGCTGCATGCTTTATCAGCGGGTACCTCGCAGGAACTATTCGCCGCCGACATCCGCCGCGCACTGAATTACCTCGGCGAAATCACAGGCGAGATAACGAATGACGATATATTAGCGAGTATATTTTCTAAGTTTTGTATCGGAAAGTAA
- a CDS encoding DUF4252 domain-containing protein → MKNIFLLLFFCFPVLLYAATPADGSQPVAGKESTKLSLYVPGFLMEVGSWFVPKEKEPELKTALKKIRSTSIVVREGCAYNDYNASGKYARKMKRMSQQQFEELVVVNSMEERVSVQLRQNKKDKIRQVVVLADDGCSSFVFLRLRCNIGMHQLKQWMDQDGFISSKVSNKISI, encoded by the coding sequence ATGAAAAATATTTTCCTGCTGCTGTTCTTTTGTTTTCCCGTTTTACTTTATGCAGCAACGCCCGCTGACGGCAGTCAGCCGGTAGCCGGTAAGGAATCCACAAAGTTGTCGCTCTATGTGCCCGGCTTTCTGATGGAGGTGGGATCATGGTTTGTACCGAAGGAAAAGGAGCCGGAGCTGAAAACAGCATTGAAAAAAATACGCAGCACCAGCATCGTCGTGCGGGAAGGTTGCGCTTACAATGATTATAACGCTTCGGGTAAATATGCCAGGAAAATGAAACGGATGAGCCAGCAGCAGTTTGAAGAACTCGTAGTTGTTAATTCAATGGAAGAAAGGGTTTCCGTGCAGTTAAGACAAAACAAAAAGGATAAGATCCGGCAGGTGGTAGTACTGGCCGATGACGGATGTTCATCGTTTGTTTTTCTCCGGTTACGTTGCAATATCGGCATGCATCAATTGAAGCAATGGATGGATCAAGACGGCTTCATCAGCAGCAAGGTGAGTAATAAGATCAGCATATAG
- a CDS encoding Fic family protein — MRISGNNTYPPDEIAVRFKHRIVSIHCFPNGNGRHSRLMADIIIEKIYKQPVFSWGAANLSSEGDTRTAYLKAVKTADKGDYSLLLAFARS, encoded by the coding sequence ATCCGGATTAGCGGGAACAATACCTACCCACCCGATGAAATTGCTGTAAGGTTCAAGCACCGCATTGTAAGTATTCATTGCTTTCCAAACGGCAACGGAAGGCATAGCCGGTTAATGGCCGATATTATCATCGAAAAAATATACAAGCAGCCAGTTTTTAGTTGGGGTGCTGCCAACCTTTCCAGCGAAGGCGATACCCGAACAGCCTACCTCAAAGCCGTTAAAACTGCGGATAAGGGCGATTACAGTTTGCTGTTGGCTTTTGCCAGGTCATAG
- the hutH gene encoding histidine ammonia-lyase, with protein sequence MPKTHYISSGYLSMEKISEIITGGYQLALSESAQQKIIACRSYLDQKLKNSDHPFYGINTGFGSLRNIRISSHQIEELQENLVMSHACGVGEEVPPEIVKLMLLLKIQSLSYGHSAIDISTIWRLIDFYNHDILPVIFQHGSLGASGDLAPLAHLSLPLLGMGEVNFQNKKWQASEVLKAFNWQPIKLQSKEGLALLNGTQFMSAYATWILLQARRLSTCADLVACMSLDAFDCRLDPFNELIHRVRPHAGQLETAAAVLKTLAGSELAAKEKTDIQDPYSFRCIPQVHGASKDAIRYCAAVFTTEVNSVTDNPNVFPNEDVILSGGNFHGQPLALALDFLAIALAELGSISERRVYLLVSGQRSLPPYLVATPGVNSGMMIPQYTAAALVSENKQLCSPSSVDSIMSSNGQEDHVSMGANGATKCYRVLKNLENILAIELLNAAQALEFRRPARSSVAVEKFFDDYRAVVSFNQSDRVLSDDIRQSVQFLNSISV encoded by the coding sequence ATGCCGAAAACTCATTACATCAGCTCCGGCTATCTTTCCATGGAAAAGATCAGTGAGATCATCACAGGCGGTTATCAACTGGCGCTGTCAGAAAGTGCGCAGCAAAAAATAATCGCCTGCCGCAGCTATCTCGATCAGAAGCTGAAAAATTCTGATCACCCGTTCTATGGCATCAACACCGGTTTCGGCTCGTTGCGTAACATCCGGATATCGAGTCACCAGATTGAAGAATTGCAGGAAAACCTCGTGATGAGCCATGCCTGTGGAGTGGGAGAGGAAGTACCACCGGAAATTGTGAAGCTGATGTTGTTGCTGAAGATTCAATCATTGTCGTATGGACATTCTGCAATAGATATCAGCACCATCTGGCGCCTCATTGATTTTTACAACCATGATATTTTGCCGGTCATTTTTCAGCATGGCTCTCTCGGCGCTTCGGGCGATCTTGCTCCTTTGGCACACCTGAGCCTTCCTTTGCTGGGAATGGGTGAAGTGAATTTTCAAAATAAAAAATGGCAGGCATCTGAAGTGCTGAAAGCATTCAACTGGCAACCAATAAAGCTTCAGTCAAAAGAAGGATTAGCGCTGTTAAACGGAACGCAGTTTATGAGCGCCTATGCCACCTGGATTTTATTACAAGCCAGGCGGCTGAGCACATGCGCCGACCTGGTTGCCTGCATGTCGCTTGATGCATTTGATTGCCGGCTTGATCCGTTCAATGAATTAATTCACAGGGTGCGTCCGCATGCGGGGCAGCTGGAAACGGCAGCCGCGGTTTTGAAAACACTGGCCGGCAGTGAGTTGGCGGCAAAAGAAAAAACAGATATTCAGGATCCGTATTCCTTCCGTTGTATTCCACAGGTACATGGAGCATCGAAAGATGCTATCCGTTATTGTGCAGCTGTTTTTACTACGGAGGTTAATTCGGTTACCGACAACCCGAATGTATTCCCGAATGAAGATGTCATACTCAGCGGAGGAAATTTTCACGGGCAGCCGCTCGCACTTGCACTGGATTTTCTGGCCATCGCCCTCGCCGAATTGGGAAGCATCAGTGAAAGAAGAGTGTATCTGCTTGTCAGCGGACAGCGTAGCTTACCGCCTTACCTTGTGGCGACGCCGGGTGTCAATTCCGGCATGATGATTCCGCAATATACGGCTGCGGCGCTCGTGAGTGAAAACAAGCAGCTCTGTTCACCTTCATCGGTAGATTCTATCATGTCGTCCAACGGGCAGGAAGATCATGTCAGCATGGGCGCCAATGGTGCCACGAAGTGTTACAGGGTACTTAAAAATCTGGAAAACATCCTGGCCATTGAATTGCTGAATGCGGCGCAGGCACTTGAATTCAGGCGGCCGGCAAGAAGCAGTGTTGCCGTGGAAAAATTTTTCGATGATTACCGTGCTGTTGTTTCTTTCAATCAGTCTGACCGCGTGCTGAGTGATGATATACGGCAAAGCGTGCAGTTCTTAAATTCAATTTCAGTATGA
- a CDS encoding helix-turn-helix domain-containing protein, producing MESQFGEKIRALREKQHLYLRQVAPLLEMDTAQLSKIEKGLRQLKREQIPIIAEILKASSDELMTLWLADQIYAVVKDEKLANEAIQATEEKIKFKKRKK from the coding sequence ATGGAAAGCCAGTTTGGTGAGAAAATACGAGCACTCAGAGAGAAGCAACATTTGTACTTGCGGCAGGTAGCACCATTGCTTGAAATGGATACAGCTCAACTGAGTAAAATTGAAAAGGGTTTGCGGCAACTCAAACGGGAGCAGATACCCATCATTGCCGAAATTCTCAAAGCCAGTAGCGATGAATTAATGACACTATGGTTAGCCGACCAAATTTACGCAGTGGTGAAAGACGAGAAGCTGGCGAATGAAGCTATTCAGGCCACAGAGGAAAAAATAAAATTTAAAAAACGCAAGAAATAA
- a CDS encoding low molecular weight phosphotyrosine protein phosphatase: MKVLFVCLGNICRSPMAEGIMKSLAMENKLSWHIDSAATESYHIGAMPDKRAIATCKRHGIHIADQRARKLTAKDFDDFDIIYAMAEEVMREIVRDHKAAAGNKKLRLLLEEVSPGEVRSVPDPYYGAEEGFEPVFQLIKKGCKAVLRKYADIGQTA; this comes from the coding sequence ATGAAAGTACTTTTTGTTTGCCTGGGCAACATCTGCCGCTCACCGATGGCGGAAGGAATCATGAAGTCGCTGGCGATGGAGAATAAGTTGTCATGGCACATCGACAGTGCAGCTACGGAATCGTATCATATTGGCGCGATGCCGGATAAAAGGGCCATTGCAACCTGTAAACGCCATGGCATTCATATCGCTGATCAGCGGGCGAGAAAACTGACGGCAAAGGATTTCGATGATTTCGATATTATTTACGCGATGGCGGAAGAGGTGATGCGGGAGATCGTTCGGGATCATAAAGCTGCAGCCGGCAATAAAAAATTAAGGCTGCTGCTGGAAGAAGTTTCTCCCGGTGAAGTGCGATCAGTGCCTGATCCATACTATGGAGCGGAAGAAGGATTTGAACCCGTGTTTCAGCTCATTAAAAAGGGATGCAAAGCGGTGTTGAGAAAATATGCGGATATCGGGCAGACGGCATGA
- a CDS encoding TIGR02757 family protein, protein MNLQKLKVLLDEKASFYNRPAFIATDPVSIPHRFSKPQDIEIAGFFAATLAWGNRTSILNSCNRLMEMMDQAPFDFVLHHNEKDLQPFIHFKHRTFNATDVLYFIHFFRKYYREHSSLEAAFVKFLPAASPNTGPALTGFHGYFFDDENAPQRTRKHIATPARNSACKRLNMFLRWMVRRDNCGVDFGLWKKIKPSQLICPCDVHVGRVAGKLGLISSRQMNWKTALELTAALKTFDADDPVKYDFALFGLGVVGKY, encoded by the coding sequence GTGAATTTACAAAAATTAAAAGTGCTCCTCGATGAAAAGGCCTCGTTTTATAACAGGCCGGCATTCATTGCAACAGATCCCGTCAGCATACCACACCGCTTTTCAAAGCCACAGGATATTGAGATTGCCGGATTCTTTGCAGCCACGCTGGCCTGGGGCAACAGGACTTCCATCTTGAACAGTTGCAACCGCCTGATGGAAATGATGGATCAGGCACCATTCGATTTTGTATTGCATCATAATGAAAAAGACCTGCAGCCGTTCATCCATTTCAAACACCGCACGTTCAACGCAACCGATGTCTTGTATTTCATTCATTTCTTCCGGAAGTATTACCGGGAGCACTCATCGCTGGAGGCGGCCTTTGTGAAATTTCTTCCTGCTGCATCACCCAATACCGGACCGGCACTGACGGGCTTTCATGGTTATTTTTTTGATGATGAAAATGCGCCGCAACGCACCAGGAAACATATTGCGACACCGGCGCGTAATTCAGCCTGCAAGCGGCTGAATATGTTTCTTCGATGGATGGTGAGAAGAGATAATTGCGGCGTTGATTTCGGGCTCTGGAAAAAGATAAAACCATCGCAGTTAATTTGTCCGTGTGATGTACATGTAGGTCGCGTTGCGGGGAAACTGGGTTTGATCAGCAGCCGGCAAATGAACTGGAAAACCGCATTGGAACTGACAGCAGCACTTAAAACATTTGATGCTGATGATCCTGTGAAATATGATTTTGCCTTGTTCGGACTGGGTGTTGTCGGGAAATACTGA
- a CDS encoding DUF4252 domain-containing protein: MKKLILSVLALLPFSLFAQNDVHAFFDKYAGHTGFTTVKISPKMFDLIASVDMEDADLSVVKDITGINVLVYEPVEGKATDMSDKLYAEAKMMGFTGYEELLSVVEEGTDIRILAKSAGEGIVSDLLIVGKDDGEFIYVNVAGKMDIKKISSLANDSDIRGLEHLKDIDEDKKH; encoded by the coding sequence ATGAAAAAACTGATCCTTTCCGTTCTGGCATTGCTGCCGTTTTCACTTTTCGCACAAAATGATGTGCATGCCTTTTTTGACAAGTATGCAGGGCACACCGGATTCACTACGGTAAAGATTTCGCCCAAAATGTTTGACCTGATTGCTTCCGTTGACATGGAAGATGCCGACTTGTCGGTGGTTAAAGATATCACAGGAATAAATGTGCTCGTGTATGAACCTGTGGAAGGCAAAGCCACAGACATGAGTGATAAGTTGTATGCTGAAGCAAAGATGATGGGTTTTACCGGCTATGAAGAATTGTTGAGTGTGGTGGAGGAAGGCACGGATATCAGGATTCTTGCGAAGTCTGCAGGAGAAGGCATCGTGAGTGACCTGCTCATCGTGGGCAAAGATGACGGTGAATTCATCTACGTGAATGTAGCCGGTAAGATGGATATCAAAAAGATCAGTTCGCTGGCCAATGATTCCGACATCAGAGGACTGGAGCACCTGAAGGATATTGATGAAGATAAAAAGCACTGA